The Bacillota bacterium genome includes the window CTTTGCAAGCCGCTCCATTTGGCGTGTTTTGGTTGGCTTTGTCGGTGGATACACATTTCATCTGGGAATGTAACGGAATGATTCAGAAGTTTGCCTCCATGCCCGTTGGCACCCCTGCATCCGCCATCAAGCGGGCGCACGGCGAACCGGATTACATCACTAATGTGTATCGTCGTGAGCAGGACGGACAGCTTGTCCTGCGGGAGGCTGAATGGGTTTACCTTTGTAGCGATACACCTGTGAGAGTGTTTTTAGATAGCCAGCAGAAGGTGACACATGTTCCTCCCCCCACGTTTTTGGCAAGAAGCGCAAGGGCTGAGGCAATTTTACTCATGTTACATATCGCCTACTTGTTGGGTATAGGCACAGCGATACTGTTGTTCGGGGGAAACAGAATATGTCCACGCCTGCAAGTGCTGGCATTGGGGGCAATACTGTGTCTTGATATATTGGCAGTGACGGTTATCTTCCGGCCGCTAACCAGTTGGGTGGTGCGTGCGTTCTGGCTTGCACTCAGTGCCCTGCTGGCTTATTTATGCGTGGTGTATGGATTGAGACACTTGCTGCTGCTCTACATGAGAGAATGGACGCCAAAGTCGCAGGGTTCAACATAAAGTAGCGTTAATGGAGTGTGCTTTTGCCTGGGGGAGAGAGACGTTCCCCCTGCCCTGAGAGAGAAGCACGAGGTATAGACATCAACCGGTGAGAGCCTTTACTCATCGCCATACCTACGTTGCCAAAATTGGGCGATTCCTGCGTCCGATAGAACCCATTGCTGGACTTGACGGGTATGACTGGGAGAAGCTCCTTGCCAAAAACTTCGACCATTTGCTCCGTTTCCTGTATGGTCTACCAGTGGAGGTGCAGGTAGGTCTGGCGGTGAACGTGCTGAAGCGCTATCTGCCCACGTTTGAGTTCCATCGCCCCGACGACCTTCGTGCAAGGAAGGTGGTAGAAGCGGCAGAACTGTGGCTCAAAGACCGCTGCGAAGGCAACGCCAAACTGCAGGAGTGTCGTCTGGGCGCATACTGGGAACTGGAACTGTACTGGCATTTCTTGAACGCGGTGAGCCTTCTGAAGTATATGCTGCTGAACTGGGCTCAGGACATGTTCCGCTCGGCGGCAGCGACGGCAGATATCGTGTCTAACTGCATCTGGCAGCGGATGAATGACATTTGGCGGGCGGACAATCCGCGAGACTATGAGGCAGGGCAGATGGTGCAAGATATTGAATGGAAGCTAATGGTGCGTGAAAACGAGTTATCGGAGGAAGAGAAGCAGGGGCTCGAAGCGGAGATAGAGCGGTTGGTGGCGCAACGGGAAAGTTCTCAGGTGGGCAATGTGGTGGTACGCGCAGTCGCCTACCGTGAGTGGTTGTTCCTGCAGCAGTGGATGCAGAAGATTGCCGATATGTACCCGACAGGGATGCAGCTGAGCCGGAGGGAAATCTGGATGTGGTGGGGGTATTCGTGGGATGCGAGCTATGAACGCAAGCGCCTCGGATAGTCGTTCCTATTTTTATCTCGACGGAATAATGCCGCTAGTGCCTATCCTACGACGCCTGGGGTCAGCGCATGTCTGGTAATAACCCGACACCATACGGCTACAAAGCGCAGTGGGGCTACTATACGGACATGGAAACTGATATACTGTTGCTGACGCACCGTTACTTAGACCCTGCGACGGGAAGGTTCCTGACCCGAGACCCGATTGGGTTTGAGGGAGGGGTCAACCTGTATGCGTATGTGGGGAACGGGGTGGTCAACAAGGTGGACCCGAACGGGTTGATACCTTTGTATCCGCCGTTCCCAGGAATAATAGCGCCTTGCGAACCTGCTCCCCCGCCAATGCAACCTCCCAGTGGTGCCCCGCCATCAGCATGTTCTGAATATGAACGGCTATGCAGCCAAGGCAACCGAGTTGCTTGTATGATGATTCAGCCGTGTAGAGCTGCAGGGAACAGTCCGTGGAGTAACTGCGTGCGAGGGTGTTTGCTCGAGCGTTTCAAGGCGTGCCGAGGCGACTGGGCTTGTGAGGTTTTTGTCTATTTGACCTGGGGACATCTGGATTGCTGGACGAGGTGTCTTGATTATGCTCCCACACCATGCATTCCAGGGCGTCCCCGCCCCATAATATGTATGTTGCCGCTGACGACCAGATGAGTACGCTGTTCATCCATAGATGCGTTCTGTTAGTGAAGGCAGCCACTTTGTGCGCAA containing:
- a CDS encoding RHS repeat-associated core domain-containing protein — protein: MSGNNPTPYGYKAQWGYYTDMETDILLLTHRYLDPATGRFLTRDPIGFEGGVNLYAYVGNGVVNKVDPNGLIPLYPPFPGIIAPCEPAPPPMQPPSGAPPSACSEYERLCSQGNRVACMMIQPCRAAGNSPWSNCVRGCLLERFKACRGDWACEVFVYLTWGHLDCWTRCLDYAPTPCIPGRPRPIICMLPLTTR